The stretch of DNA ACTATAGATCGGGGCAACAAGGGAGTTCAGGCGGAAAGTTCCGGGACCGCAAGGCGCTCGAGCCGGGTTTTGCTTCTGCGCTGGTTGGAAAAACACAATTTCTCACAGATTCGCATTTGGCAGATATGCACAGCCGCCCACGGATGTAGACATATGTACAGTTAACCATACGCAGGTGTAAACGGTATCTCCTAGAAGCGCCACATAACCCTCCACCAGAAGAAATGTATGGCATGCATCTAGGTCCCTCTCGCCATCGAAATATACAACgctgtgcgtttccctctgtaCAAATATGTGTGGGCCTacaccgcatgcagagcagaCATGAATACGACGCAAGGATTCGACGATGGGATGATTTGTGTTCAACTCACTTTGAGAGAAATAAGTTCAATCGTGACTGTTTGTTGCTGGCAAAGGAAACACGAGGCTTTCGGGGGATCCATGACTTCGGGAAGAATGAGACGGCCCGCTGCTTCTGGTCGTACACCCGTCACAAAGGGCTTGACCCAAACCTGAcgagcagaggaaacagaaataCAGGAactgagaagaaaaaagaagagaaaaaggaggacgACGGTGCGTGAAAGGCTAAGGTGGCAAAATAAccagggagaaagggaaaggagcgcgtcctttctctcctgttgctACCAGACTGGTGCGAGCGACACTTACGTAACGGCATTTGCTGTCAGTTCTGAGAGTCTTCGCTGGCTCCGTCTTGCCACTTTCCGCCTTCACTGCCGCGGATCGCTCGTGGCGCAGCCGCCCCTCCGAATGAAGAAATTGCAGGAGGTGAAGCAGCTGCACAACCTACCAAACAACcacgggaaacagagacatgcTCGACGCAGATACGGTTGCTTGCAGCTCCGCAGCAAAACCTGCACGTAGACAAGCATGTACCTCTTCCGCAGTCGGCCCAGCCGTCACGTCCTATGCTCACATACCTATATACACTCACTCACGCATCCGCCGGCACATGAACACACCCGGGTTTgtccatgcatgcagagatgcgTTTAGGTTACCGCATCAGACAGAATGAACAAGACATCAAAGCACATGCGCGCCATGCCGGCTTCGGGCATAGAAGCTCATCAGCGACAAGAGATGTCCACCGCACTTTGTCCTTGTAGGCGTAGGTATCAGGTGCCCTGAGAGGAATATCAAAAACAGTTTTCACGGACTGCCTCCGGTGCCTCTCCGCGCATGTTGATCTCCCCTTCATGGACACGCACCAGTtggaaaagaggcgacgacAGCACAAAATGTGAGCGTGccggggagagacagtctaacctggagagaggcaacaaCTGCATTGGTCGCCGCGATGGCAGGGATGATGGAGCCGGCGATAGCCTGGATGGACCAGCGCGACTGGCAAACAGGAACTcacgcagaaaagaaaaacctTCCGTGAGAGGCAACAAGTCCACACGAAGCCGAGAACAGATTCTtgacgcgaaagagacgtAACAGTTTCTGACCGCATCTTCCTCAGTCGTACTCGACCATGTGGCGCTTCACAAGCACCAAGCTGTAGAGTCGACGTGTGTTTGTCCTCAGTCGTTGCCGCAAGCGGTTTTTTTTCTGAAATTTGTAGGCGACGGCTGTTTGCAGCACTCCTCGTGGTATCTACTCGTTATCGCCGTCGTTTCTCCCGGTAAGTTCCCTTgatctcctctctcctgaaATATGCATTACCCGTTCGTCTGTCTTCTTGGCTAAATCGTTCCGTGTTCCCTTCTCCCATCAGTGAccaccttctctctgcgtctccctgtcctcactgtctgtctccctcggccacgcctctttcgcctgcgGTCTCTGCGTTCCATGTTCTCTGGTCCTATTATCTCCTCTCTCGGGATGCAGTCCGTACCTTGAGTGGAATGTGGAAGTTATGCATGCGAAGGTTGGCAGCGGCAGCAACGAAGTCCATGGCGAGGTCATCGTCTTTGTCGAACGGGATTCCTGCTTCCCGCTTCCCTGTTCCCGCCTTTGCGTCACGCTCTGTGGTTTTCTGTCGTTCAAGAAGCCCCAAGAAACTCCGCTCAAACACCTCTTGGCACTCCTGGACGCTCCACGTCCGCTGACTCTCTAGGCCTTTGCCTTCCCCTCCCTGTTTGACTGTCTTCTTCACACTCGCGTTGTCTCGAGACGCTCCATTTGTCGCCGGGGCGTTTTCCCATCCTGCACGCTGTCTGTCTTCGACACTTGTCGCGCCCGTAAGCCCTTGGACGCAGAGCGGAGTAGGGAGGATGTCATTTTTCTTCGGCGCGTCCTTGTTTTCTTGGCTCAGCCTGAGAAGCTCGACAATCTGATCGTGAAACAGTTCCTTCATCATCTTCCGACTCATCAGTCGCATTGCCTCggccctctccctcttgctTTCTGCCGCCGCACCCAGCTCTGTCGCTCCCGCTGTGCTATCCCCGTCGAATGCGCTTTCTGGCTCTACAGGAGACACAATGAGGAAGGTTCTCAACTGCTCCTTGAGGTCGGAGAGAAGGTTTTCGTTATCCTCAACCCCGAAGACCAGTTCGTAAATCATTTTGGCCCATGCAATACAGTGCTCCGGTCTTTCGGGGCGCTGGcgcagtgtacagacaggaAAGCGCTGCTGGTCTCTCGGCTTGGCTTCACAGTCATAGCAGAGCGTTTCGTTCTTCAGAATCGGCATGACTTGCCCCGAGTATCCCGTGCTGCCAGCCTCGATGAGAGGCACGCCGGCAGCGATGCAGAGGCCGTTCAAATggcgcctcgctttctggtTATCCAGGGCCGATATGACGACTTCATACGTCTGGAGCAGCTGAACGGTGAAGCCCGAAGAAAGGATGTTCATTTTCTGGCCCACTACGCCCCACACTGTCCTCCCATCGATGCACACATCCTGCGCCTCGACTCCTTCGCCCTCGGTCGCCGTCTCAGACAAGGCGGGTgaaggcgcctcgccttttgcATCAGGTCCGTGCTTCCCATCAGTGctttcttcatcttcctcgtcgcaCTCGGAGTCGACGTCGCCGGCCTCCTTCAGCTGCCGCAcggctctcgctctcttgtgCGCGAGAGACTGACGCTCTTCTCGGGGAATGAGGGCAGAACACGAGGCTGCGAGGACAAACGCCTTGCTCAGTCCCACATGTACATTTCTGAAGAAGAACTGACGATTCAGATTGCTCACGTCAATTGTGTCCAGATCGACTACACACAGCCGCCGAAATCCGGACAGCAGAAGATCTTTGCACACTTCGCAGCCTATCCCCCCTGCGCCGACAACGAGGACGCGGACtttcgagagacgcggagcagccgaagaagatgaatggcaagaagaggcggaagactCGGTGGGGATGAGGAGCGGATTGAATGCAAAGCTtggagacgacgcaggcgccatGACGACACGCCGGGGAAAAGATGGGGAAAATGACGCGGAGAATAGGTGCCACGGCAGAGGTGctggggaagaaaagacaaagcgTGGCATTCACAGATACAGAGACTGTCAGctgcagaaaaacacacgTCCACAGAAAGGTGTGATTGCAGACCATTCTCTTTGGAAAGAAACAATCGCCGACTATTCTCGTCTAGGgccaagcgcatgcagctgctcATACCCGAAAACAAAAGATCGACGACGAACTTTCTTCCGCAAAGCCTTTTCAGATAAAAGATGGAAAACCGAGTCGCACTTGATGATTATTCGGTGAAAAAACGTGGTGGGAAAATTCGAGAAAGGAATGGGATGTGTATACAGAGTTCGTGGATAGCGAATGtcatttgcatgcacagctGCGAGCATCGAGATCGAAACCACTGTGAGGAGAAGCTTTAGATTAGgcgcagcgagacagagcagtTCGTCTCCTTTGTTGTTGTTTCCTTTGACTACAAGATTGTGTCGAACATCCGTGCCGTTTTCGCACGATGCACACTGCGAATGACGACAGCTCTCTCAGGCTACAgtgacacacacagaagTATCGGAGGGTTTCCTTTTTGTGTGACACTGGAAAAtccctcccttccttctgcaTACTCAAGAAGGTCTTCGAGAATTCTAGCTGGAATGGTTGGTCGCAGACAGACTCCACGGGCTGCCAAGTTGGAAATCATAATAGACTGGCGCGTGTAAAGTGAACTTTGTGATTACGACAGGGAAAACTATAAACGAGTAGCTAGAAAGCTGTTCTCCGCGACGGTCCTGTTGTTTACAGTCGCCCTTCTGTCCAAATCATTCACTATCTTTTCTGCGCCTGACTTGGAAAATGACGCCAAAATTGCAGTCGAAGCAGAGCTGTGACATAAGCATAGAGTTACGGACATTCGCAGTGACAGAGTTTCTGAGTGGGCCGGcttcgcgaagaagaaagagaagaagcgagtaGCGGTGAGCGATGGTACTCCTCTTTGGACACAGTTGCTTCGAGACACGAGACAAAACACGCCGATGAAGCAACGGTTAGGAAACCTTCTTTGTTTGGGTCAGTCTCGTTGACACACTGTCATCTGGCCTCATACTGTCCCGCCTTCGTCGTGTCCTTTGCTCAACGCGTTTTTTCACTTCTTCGACCGTTTTTCTGCTTAGGGGGCTCTATGAGGTAAACTCGGAGGGTTGAAATGCAAAACTGACGGACTTGTAGTAGTTCTGTTGATAATCTCGGATTGGTCGTGACTAATGTTAAACCGAACTGTCTGCGCCATGTGGGCTTATAAGATCCCTCACCTCGGTGACTCGTCTACGTACAGTACGGTTTGTAGTCGAGCAAAGAAAGTATCATCTACAATGGAACGAAAACGAGACTGGCGAAAAGTTGATTGTCTGTGCGCCCTACCGTAAAAACCGACCGCCAAGTTTCATATGCTTGTCGCACTCAGGAAATATTTTGTTCTGTTGGTGCCTCCCCTGTTGCCACCTGCAGGAGCATGACGTGGCCCTGATGAACTATGAACAATCTCGCCATCATTGCGATTGCCCGAATAGAGGCAAGAGACGCTCAAATAATACTTGTGCTGATACAGACGCTCTCACATGCGTGCGCTTCGTGAAAAAACGGATCAGCGTGTTGCGGGTATTTTCTCAATACACGGCTTCTGGCGACCAACCAGACGCTTTTTGCAGTGTGCCACAGATAGCGATGAGTAAAgctgtgtctgtttcgtAGCTTTAGACGGCTTACATTCACATTAGTGTTTTTGTATTACCGTTTCCCAGACAGGTCACTGCAAAAAAAGATACTCACAGATTATTGTTTCCCAACAGGATCGTGCGCCCGAGACCATATTCAGCACGTACGGTATAATTGAAAATCACGCTTTCATacgtatttatatatatatatatatatatatatatatatatatgcgaaTCTCAACGTCTGAACAAGGAAACAGGTGCTGGGCGGTGACACGAAACGAAGCGTCTAGCATGCCTGCGGAAACAACTACTGTCCCCGCATTTTTGAGCCGCGTGGTTCGTGGCCGATGAACAGGGAGATTACAACTTCACTTATCCACACCCGTCTCCCGGTAGAGCGAGTTTGTCTGCGTGCCTCATCGGGGGCCCCCGTTGTACCAACCTTCTGTACTTTGTGTGCTGAAAAACATCATTTGAATATGGGCAAAAACACACGATAACTCTGATCCTCTTTTCCCAGATGCAGCCAAACAGAATAGTCCACTGCCTCCTCAGATGTATACCTCTGAGTAAAACAAACGGATAGCTTGCTTCCCAGCATGAGAAAACCCCGATGTTAAAATTTACGTCAATAAGAAAAACCCCTCCTCGACTTCGACAAAGCCTTCCGCATTCTGCAGACTCCGTTAGATGCTCATTAAGAGATGCATACCTGTGCATCTTCACGTATGAAGCAGTCAGTaacgaagagaagactgGGCGAAGCTGTATCTCACGTCATTGTCCATACAGACGGATCATCTTCATGAGTTGAATGCAAAAAAAGACGCACGTATGTATTTGTGCGTCCGTTTGTTTTAAGAAATATACTCCACGGTAGAGGGGTTGTTCGGTATCTTGGAGAACTCTTCACAACTGCGCGGGATAATGGTAAAAAAGTACAACCTACCCCCTTACTGGAGTTCGCCGTCCTGTCCACCCCGCGTAAGACACTCAAAGGAGTTTTCGCGGATGTCGCAAAGAGACAGTCGAGCTCTGGAGGTCAGATTACGGTTAGCAGCTCACAAAAGAACGGTCCGCGGTGGCGGGAGCATGTAGCACAATTGACAGCTGTCAGTCTCATGAGCCTGGCGGCTCCAGAAAATGTCCGGTGAGGAAGGTTCACTTCCATCTGCATGACCCATTGTAAAAGAACACGGCCAGGGAAGCGCAAACTCATGGCATTTGCCGGAGGGTAGCCACGACCGTCCGCTCACATCCCCCTGTGTGTCCCTGAAGAAAATTCCCCCCGGAGCAAGCGTGACGGCGGTGGGAGATATTCTTCCCTCGGTGGCATTTGAACTAGCCAACTGCTCGGGGGGATTCACCCCACACGCCACCCCTTTGCAGCCAGAGCAAGTGCAGCACGCGCAGAACGCACGCGGACAAGCGGAGTATCCTGAAAATGCTGTCGAGGGGCAGGTGCACGGAGCGCCCATGTGGTGACCACACCACGGACTCTCCGGACGCGTGCTTTCTCCCGCATAGATCGACAGGCACGAGCGGCCTGACGTATGTGTACTTCCTTCACCATCTGAATCACGGACTGCATAGAAACTTGGTTCTTCCAGCGTCTCACGCCGGAAGCGACACGTGAAAGGACACACACAAGAGACTAGCCTAGTTGAGATggtcggagaagaaggagcacTCGGTAGCAAGAAGCACGGTAGGGCTTTGAACAGTGTCTCCAGAGGATCTTTCCCCGGCATCAATGGTGCTGGTGTGCGCTGACTCCATTCGCGATCTgcacgcgaaggagagggggaCCCAATCAGCCGGAAGAGATGAGTGGTGGCAAGGCGTCCCCAGAGGACCGGTAGGATAGGACTGCGAAGGGTGATCTTGTCCGTCGGCCTGCGCGTCGAAACTCGAACTAGCCTGGTCCCAACACTCCCTCAAGCCAGAACCCGCAGGGCCCTGGACGACCGCAAAGTGCTGCCGTAGAGATTGCCCGATGCCGGGCACGCTCCCCTGAGGTTCGTCATCTCCACTCAGGTGAGATTCAACACTGCTAGGACAGCCCTGTTTGGGTGAGTAGAATAACAGTTCTTCCGATGGTGGCAGCCGATGGGGGAGACACGCGCCCGTCCACACGTGGGGCAGTCGACAACACTGAGGAAACGAGACATTCTGATTTTCTGTCCGCGATAAGAGTTCTAAAGTTGAACATTTGGGTGCCTTGATTTTGGGACCGAACACCGATCCCGTGGACCAATAGTGCTGATACAGCTGACGAACTGTAGGGCGCTTTGAGGGGTCCTTTTGAAGGCACCATCGACAGAAGGGTACAATCCACGGATAGGTCGAGGTGACATTTGGAGGAAAACGTCCATCCCGAGCGTTTCGGAAATTCATGGCTTGTTCCATAGCGGTGTTGCACCTTGTGAACAGATTTAAAACGATGAGACCCAAGGCCCATATATCCACGGAGAAGTCATATCTCCCGCCTTGAAGTTGCTCAGGTGGCGCATAAGCTCTAGTTCCGACTCCTGTCGTTCGTTCCTCAAACACCGGGGATACCAAGGGAGGCCTGTCTCGAGGGTTACTAGGAAGAGAAGGGCTCCGATGCCGGGCTTTGCTTCTTTGGCAAGGACTGGACCACCTCTTAGCGacggtcttctcttcttgcaCAAACGCTGCTCCTCCTTTGCCGACTTGGTCCTGTCCGACCCGTAACAGctcgggagaaagaaaaggagattTCTGTCGAGCCGCTTCATTGAGGTCTGCAGGTGATGTCAGAGGTAGTGACCCGGAAGGAAGATACCAGGGAGACCATGCCCCGTTTTCGGATCCTTTAACGGGATTTCGGCAACCAAAGGACGGGGAACATGACGACGAATCTGCCGCCCTCATCCGCCTCGCAGCCAGTACTGGGCTGTTATCGTTCATTTGCTGCAATAGGCTTGGTCGTCgctctgtccttccttcAGATATGCCCACGGCAGGCGTGTTCGCCTGTAGGACTATCATTTGATTGGAACAACCGTCAACCGCAGCAATAAGCTGCCCTGAACAACGCCAGGTTTCACGGGAAGACCTCCAGACCTGACTTGCTCCAGGAACCTGGCGGCAGGTATCTGGACAAAAGCCGCCCTCTACTGCAGTTGCACGCGGCGTGGCGGGGAGCAGTATCTCCGGTGAGGAAGGACCGGAGCGGGAAAGCGTGTATTTCTCCCTGCCAcccttctgctcttccttGTCCATGCCCAGCCGCATTTCcacttcgtcctcttcccgAACGCTGTCACAGAGACGACAATATGGGTCTCCGCAACTGTGTGGATTAGGGGACCACATGTCGCAACAAGGCCCTCCTGCAATCCCACAGCACCCTGCGCCGTCAATCGAGGCCGCGGAGCACATTCGGGGGCTCCGAAATTCGCGCTCGTGCCTGCCAGCCACGCGACTGCATTGATTATGCAGATTCACACCCGATGCAGGCCAGTGGAGGCCACAAGGAGTTGGACACCAGAAAATGGGGAGCTGACCGCGACGGTGCGGTGAGTTGCACGGACTGTGAACATTGTGAACACAGGCAAACCCGGTGCGCGGTGAATGGAACTGAAACTGACCCACCGGCTTTACAGGAGAAGCACAGCCACTATAATCCCTGTGCCACCCACCGCAGGCACAGCTTTGCGCTGACGTACTTGCAAGCCTTGGCGACCCGAAAGTACTTGCTGGTAAGGACACGTTTTTCATGCTGGGCAGTATACCCAGCATGGCGTTGTCGTGGGCGTGCCCCGACCCGCTACCACAGCACACGACACGGCACGTGGGGGACCCTCCAGACGGAGTTGCAGTCATTGCCCCCACTCTCATCCCCACGCTGAAGCGGTCACTCCTGCTCTGAACGCAGTTCTCACATTTTTGCCTTGTATCATCGATGGGTCCAGCGGCGTGGACGTTTACGGTACACCACAAACTCGGCGCAGGCCTCAACGCTTTTCCGCCAGGACTGGCCACTGGGCTCTGTGCCTGATGGGGGACAGAAGCCTTGTTGGTGAGGATGCCTCCATTCACGTCAACCTCACTCTTCCCCAAAGGGGGCGGTTGGTCTCCTCTGCGTGACCACGGCACCATCTCAGTCTCGCTTGTAGCAAGATCGAGTTGGATACTGGAAAGGATGGGGCTTTCACAAAGGCGAACGTCCAACGTTGTGCGAGGCGTCAGGCAAGGAGCATGCGAACCGCATATCTTAACGGGAGTGGACATCTTGCCCAAAACAAGGGGTGTGCCATTGGTTAATGTTTCGTTCGTCCGTTCTGATGAGTCGTCTCTTGATTTCTGTAAACCCGGCGAAGGGAGAGCAAAACATTTCCCTGTGCTTGGGAGAGGCACCGCAGCACAACAGTTGGGTGAGATTTCTGGAGCGTCGGAGATTGCCTCTCTGCCAACAGACTGTGTCACGTTCTCGCCGACGCCACTATCCAGTGTTGGTCTCGTTGAACGGCGTGTgcttccgtcgcctctcaACATATCATTTTGGGGGGTTCGTTCCGCAGACGCAGGATATGGCATGCACGACGTCCCGCAGGGAGAGTTTTGATGAGCCTGAGTCTTAAAACGCGTGTCTTCGTGGATATTAGCGTGCGGCTGAGCGCCACGTGTTAAGGATGTGGCCGAACAGGAAGGCGAACTTGAAGGCACGTGGCAGTTGTGTAGGCACGCACAATGATTACTTTGTTGCCGCTCTTCCTGAAGGTTTTGGTGTCTACAGGTGTTCGCTGTAGTGGAACTCATATGAACGCTCTCAGCCCCTTCCTTCATGTTCTTCACTCCATTTCCGCCACTGTGACGCACACCAGAGAGCGTAACCTGGCAGCCTTCATCTTTTTTCGCATGAGCCTTCTTGCCTGTGGGTGTTGGGGAACTTAGGGTCACCACAGCGGAGTGGCTTTTTGAGGAACTATCCTTTGAGGAGATGCCGCTATCGCGGCTTGATCTTGGGCTTGCTTCCATATCGCCActgaaggcgaggccgaaaTCGCCAATTTTGACTACGCCTGTTTCTTTGTCGATGAAAATATTCGATGGTTTGAGATCACGATGCATGACGCCTGCACTGTGGCATTGGTAAAGACCTGAAATAATCATCGCCACAatttcctcgtttctttccggaTCAACTTCAGGCGTCTGCGCGATATACTCGTCGAGGCTCATCCCGCAATACTCCATCTGGATATATAGCGTCACGGCAACTCTGCATTGATTCCGCTCACAGAAGTGAGAACGACCGAGGAAGGGCCGGCGGTTGACTGGACGGTCAGGATTGTTTTGCGAGGAAATGTTGGCATTAACAGGTCCCTGGCCTCGCCTCTCACTCGATGGGGCTCTTCTTTTCACGGTCTCGCGCCCGTGTGGAAGATTGAATACCGTAACTTCTTGCCGGCCATCGCCCTGCCTTTCTTTATGAGGTGACTTATCATCACAGGAAATCTCCAACCGTCCACGCCCTCCTATGAGGGGCAAGGGGGAACGGTCTTTTATGTTGTTGTAAGACGTTCTCGGTGAGTGTGAAGAGTCTGGCTTTCGTATGGAAGCATCATTTTTGTCCTCAGGAACAGCTTCACGCGGGGAGTCTCTTGCTCCTGCCTGCCTCCCTGGGACCGAGTGAATTATACCATCGCTGGCTTCCTCTTTGAGGTACGTAAATTCAGCAGCGCCTACCACTTCTTCCGCTAAGCACCGTACCTTTATCTTCTGGGCTTCACCTCGCCATCCCTCAACGTCATCAGCGGGCAGCCAGCGAGCGGAGAGTGAACTTTGACTCCTTCCCCGACAGAGGTAggttttttcctctcggcaGCGGGGGTAACAGCAGCTATGACGCCTTCGTGATTTGCAAGACCGCTCTGTACTATCGGCTGTACCCATTATGCCTTGTTGCCGACCACGGCATCCACgcgctcctttttccttctgctctgcAGTTATGCCACCTACAGCGACGGGGGACAAGCCCGCAGGCTGCCAGTTAAAGGGGCGATGCAACGGACGGTCTTTTTCCGGGTCAGTTTTCTCAACTGCCATATGACCCATCAGCCATTCTCCCATCTCCATCCTCCCACTGTCTCCCCGGTTCGAGTCTATGGATCGGATGCCGCCTTTCACGTCTGTGCCATGCTTTGTTGATGCCTCCGCCGTGTTTGCGCCTATATCGCCGAAACAGCTATATCGTGCCTTTGCATCAGAAATCCACACCCGTCccgccgcgtttttctcttcctctgtctttctttcttctcccgcagaagaaagggtGCCACCTGGCTCTACTTCCGCGAAGACAATCTGTAGGCCGTCCTCACCGCCGTCGTCACTGTAGAAGCCGTAACACGGCCAAAAATCGTCGGAGACAAGACACTTCGTACCGGGCTTCTTTCCGGCGTTTCTGATGTTTTTGTCACCTGTCGACGGGGTCTTCAGCCGCACAGGGGTCCTGTCGAGGCTCGTGATAGGGTGGTCATGGCTCCATACGTTTGATGGCAAGTCTTCATAAGGTCCTCCCGTCCTATAATGGTATACTCCTTTCTTGCTTCTCACCTCGTCATCATCATTCGTATCTGTGCCCTCGTACCCAGGGAGCGTaacatttctctctctctctttctgtgctgCTGGGATCATCGCACCATCCGGCGGAGACCCGTTTTCACCAGCGTGTTGTGACCTAGGCCCGTACGccccttctcgcccttctttcgcttcaGGCGACCTCCCtagttttttctctccatccaGTCTTTTATTTATGCGCGCGAAGGCATGGCCGACTCCTTGGGAAACAATAGAGGTCCCTTGTCCGTTCCCAACAGCATCTTCTCGATCTAACTCCTTCTGCCCCACGTCCTCATTCCATTTGTCTGTCACCTCATCCTTCACTTTTTCCTTGTCtatttcttctctcagaTGCTCCTCCTGATCCCTAGCATTGCCTGCGCTCCATCGCACGCAATCCGCGGTTGAGACAGTGGTCTCTTGCCAGAGTGGGCATGACTGGCCGTTGCACGAAAGAGCACAGTTGTTCCCGCTGGACATACGGTGATTCCCCAGTCTGTCTGACGCCGCCTcgtg from Neospora caninum Liverpool complete genome, chromosome XI encodes:
- a CDS encoding AFR138Wp, related, whose protein sequence is MAPASSPSFAFNPLLIPTESSASSCHSSSSAAPRLSKVRVLVVGAGGIGCEVCKDLLLSGFRRLCVVDLDTIDVSNLNRQFFFRNVHVGLSKAFVLAASCSALIPREERQSLAHKRARAVRQLKEAGDVDSECDEEDEESTDGKHGPDAKGEAPSPALSETATEGEGVEAQDVCIDGRTVWGVVGQKMNILSSGFTVQLLQTYEVVISALDNQKARRHLNGLCIAAGVPLIEAGSTGYSGQVMPILKNETLCYDCEAKPRDQQRFPVCTLRQRPERPEHCIAWAKMIYELVFGVEDNENLLSDLKEQLRTFLIVSPVEPESAFDGDSTAGATELGAAAESKRERAEAMRLMSRKMMKELFHDQIVELLRLSQENKDAPKKNDILPTPLCVQGLTGATSVEDRQRAGWENAPATNGASRDNASVKKTVKQGGEGKGLESQRTWSVQECQEVFERSFLGLLERQKTTERDAKAGTGKREAGIPFDKDDDLAMDFVAAAANLRMHNFHIPLKSRWSIQAIAGSIIPAIAATNAVVASLQVVQLLHLLQFLHSEGRLRHERSAAVKAESGKTEPAKTLRTDSKCRYVWVKPFVTGVRPEAAGRLILPEVMDPPKASCFLCQQQTVTIELISLKAWNIETFVERIVKGELGLAHPYVDSESRNLYDVDEVDEQRQNGEEDDASPLKQPLANFGIVSGSILTATDFSRGDFQCNLLLLERPELGEKDKDDPHTFRVVRESGASWTAEKETEALPADGAKTHPETQEEPAREADQGGIDVAGHGGGNGRAKRPRNETREAASSGRQHLGNATDAEIVVLDDDGQEQEGHTLASQEAKKRKEGSPSFDEAEIVIDDDDN
- a CDS encoding putative PIK3R4 kinase-related protein (incomplete catalytic triad), whose product is MALFLREVQCLRRLDAHPNIVRYFNSWVEVSPSPLTPENAMHRTSLPASRGQAPLGAKASWVRSPLTPWTSGRIPCPKVKKIFRDGGTSRWKIGEQREDGEESDGRRQSHARRISRSSSWCEPESEETGERNSDYDGGKKGEVKAFRGSLPVSPFCCSMAEDGTRKRNTNGIPRASSCTRPPCASVRRGRRKVGEQNTVQTDQRKHRHFAQSTLSAMGARVRPSNRCVGGASSPFDSGPCAGLSEGDNQCKTPHFFSDQHGGSSLCGSSPKGMVLRAKRRTTRESDEESESGQAGRRPVSAEWGTLRSEKRNRSWRREQVSETLNAALESARKEFLRLHEAASDRLGNHRMSSGNNCALSCNGQSCPLWQETTVSTADCVRWSAGNARDQEEHLREEIDKEKVKDEVTDKWNEDVGQKELDREDAVGNGQGTSIVSQGVGHAFARINKRLDGEKKLGRSPEAKEGREGAYGPRSQHAGENGSPPDGAMIPAAQKERERNVTLPGYEGTDTNDDDEVRSKKGVYHYRTGGPYEDLPSNVWSHDHPITSLDRTPVRLKTPSTGDKNIRNAGKKPGTKCLVSDDFWPCYGFYSDDGGEDGLQIVFAEVEPGGTLSSAGEERKTEEEKNAAGRVWISDAKARYSCFGDIGANTAEASTKHGTDVKGGIRSIDSNRGDSGRMEMGEWLMGHMAVEKTDPEKDRPLHRPFNWQPAGLSPVAVGGITAEQKEKGARGCRGRQQGIMGTADSTERSCKSRRRHSCCYPRCREEKTYLCRGRSQSSLSARWLPADDVEGWRGEAQKIKVRCLAEEVVGAAEFTYLKEEASDGIIHSVPGRQAGARDSPREAVPEDKNDASIRKPDSSHSPRTSYNNIKDRSPLPLIGGRGRLEISCDDKSPHKERQGDGRQEVTVFNLPHGRETVKRRAPSSERRGQGPVNANISSQNNPDRPVNRRPFLGRSHFCERNQCRVAVTLYIQMEYCGMSLDEYIAQTPEVDPERNEEIVAMIISGLYQCHSAGVMHRDLKPSNIFIDKETGVVKIGDFGLAFSGDMEASPRSSRDSGISSKDSSSKSHSAVVTLSSPTPTGKKAHAKKDEGCQVTLSGVRHSGGNGVKNMKEGAESVHMSSTTANTCRHQNLQEERQQSNHCACLHNCHVPSSSPSCSATSLTRGAQPHANIHEDTRFKTQAHQNSPCGTSCMPYPASAERTPQNDMLRGDGSTRRSTRPTLDSGVGENVTQSVGREAISDAPEISPNCCAAVPLPSTGKCFALPSPGLQKSRDDSSERTNETLTNGTPLVLGKMSTPVKICGSHAPCLTPRTTLDVRLCESPILSSIQLDLATSETEMVPWSRRGDQPPPLGKSEVDVNGGILTNKASVPHQAQSPVASPGGKALRPAPSLWCTVNERTTGVGTRAYAPPEQLQGGRYDFSVDIWALGLIVLNLFTRCNTAMEQAMNFRNARDGRFPPNVTSTYPWIVPFCRWCLQKDPSKRPTVRQLYQHYWSTGSVFGPKIKAPKCSTLELLSRTENQNVSFPQCCRLPHVWTGACLPHRLPPSEELLFYSPKQGCPSSVESHLSGDDEPQGSVPGIGQSLRQHFAVVQGPAGSGLRECWDQASSSFDAQADGQDHPSQSYPTGPLGTPCHHSSLPADWVPLSFACRSRMESAHTSTIDAGERSSGDTVQSPTVLLATECSFFSDHLN